TTGTTCTTGTCgttatttatttggttttcttttttgtttctttcatttttttccaggtgGTTACCATCCGGTGAAAATCGGCGATCTCTTTCACAATCGATACCATGTCGTGCGCAAGTTGGGCTGGGGCCATTTCTCCACCGTCTGGCTCTGCTGGGACTTGGTGTCAGTTATTATTTCACGattctattttgatttcatttttctgattCGGATCATGTCTGGTGTTCGTGCCATCTCCTCATATTCTCATGgcttctcccttttctttttttatttatttattttcatacaGGGCGAAACGGTTTGTGGCGCTCAAGGTGGTCAAGAGCGCGTCGCATTACACGGAGACGGCGCTGGACGAGATCAAGTTGCTCCGTTGCGTACGCGAGAGCGACGAAACGGACCCGAAACGCGAGAAGACGGTCCAGCTTCTTGATGATTTTAAGATCAGCGGCATTAATGGCACGCACGTCTGTATGGTCTTTGAAGTGCTCGGTCACAATCTTCTCAAACTCATCATACGCAGCCAGTACCAAGGCATTCCTCTGCTCAACGTCAAGACCATCATCCGCCAGGTTTGATATCGACGCAGTCATGTGGAAGATTATCGATTTCTtaattgattgttttcttctcgTACAGGTTCTCGAAGGTTTGGACTATTTGCACACCAAGTGTCGCATCATCCACACGGACATCAAACCCGAGAACATTTTGATCTGCGTCGATGAGCCATTCATTCGGAAACTCGCAGCCGACGCTACCCAGTGGCACAAGATGGGCATGAAACTCCCCGGTTCTTTAGGTATTATTCCCAGCAATATCCTCATGTGAAATTATACGTTTTTGGTACGTGTTGGCTCTCCTTGGCGTTtctggtcgtcgtcgtgtaaACGGGACGTGCCGATCTCGTTTGGCTAAGCTATTGGAGTGGTTCATTTGTCGTTTtcgactttctttttctgttggttCGTTTCCTTTGTCTTGTGATTTCTGTTGTTCCCTTTTAGACGTGGGCAGACGCCTGTTGTTGTGGAGTGTTTATAGCGTTTTCCACCGTCTTTAATTCTTTGCTGCTTCCTTACATTGCAGTGAGTACGGCGCCCAAAGAACTGCAGTCTACCAATACGACCAACATGTCAaaaagcaagaagaagaagatgaaaaagaaggcCAAAAAGAAGGCGGAGTTACTGGAAAAGCAGCTCCAGCAATTGGAGGAGCTGGAAGAGAATCTCCAGATTAACGGTATGGAATTCCGTCCGTCTCTTTTTGAATAAAGTTCCATTTTCTAGGCATTTTAGGGAAGAAATTTGCATTTGCGAAACGAAACGCCGAGTTGGTCGCTTTTCCTACTCTTTGACACTTTCCGTCTTGGTATaggaaaataaagttaaaactgaaaaaaatgttaccgGCAAAATTTCAAGGAACAAATGTCTCAATTGGCCCCGAACAAAGCGATTGCACGCAACACATCGATCTCTCCGAGGTCTTTTGTGCTGCGTTTGGGTTCCGCGTTTATGCGCAACGCGGATGGAGCCGCTCTGAAACTGGGCCGTCCATGTCTTGAATATTTACGttgcattttcaattcatatTTGTCGCATTATCTCTCCATCTTTCACTAGTTTTCTCTTGGCGACTCTTAAAGCTCTTGACTTGCCTGCAATTGACTTGTTGACgaaatttctttgttgttttcgttgtTCGGTGGACTGTAATGATTTCAGGATGTAAAGAGACGGAAACAAACGGAACGAGCTTGCAAGCTGCGGATGAAGCGTGCGCGGCGAATCCCACTCTCAGGAACGGTGGATCCAACAGTAAAAgcaaaatttcattcattcaagtTAGCAGTGAactaattatttgtttttctctctctcttccagaTGTAGAACATCGCAAGAGTTTTGCGGAGATGACGGAGGCTCAAGTTCATCCGGCTTCGTCTGCTTCCGCTCCCGAGGGCTTCCTTAACCCTCAGGATAATCCGAACGGCAACGAGAACTCGACGACCAGTACGcgttttcttcatattttgaTGCCGAGATTTGGGATTAATTTCTTGTTGCCAACACTTGCAGGTGAAAGCGGGATGCGTCGCACGTCTTCGGTTCCAGATCAGCGGTCGTTGCTGGACAAGAGACCAGATCCCGTCCGAGAAGTCTGGCCTGACATGTTGGTGAAAATTGCAGATTTGGGCAACGCCTGCTGGGTGGTAAGTAAAGAGAAATTGGAGCCTGTGGGTCGGTTGCTGAaactctttttcctatttttatcgAATAGCATCACCACTTTACGGAGGATATTCAAACGAGGCAATACCGTTGCCTTGAAGTTTTACTGGGTGCTGGATACGGGACTCCGGCCGATATTTGGAGCACGGCCTGCATGGCGTTCGAGCTGGCGACCGGTGACTACCTGTTCGAGCCGCACTCTGGCGAAGATTATTCGAGGGACGAGGACCATTTGGCCCACATAATCGAACTTTTGGGTGATATTCCAAAACACATTGCGGCTTCTGGGAAATACTCGCGGGTCTTCTTCAACAAAAAGGGTGAGACGGATGAACCGCGTCCGCTGGAAGATGACGAAATGCTCATTGCGTTTTGTTGATTGTCACAGGAGAATTGCGGCACATCACGAAGCTGAAGCCGTGGGGTCTCTTCGAGGTGCTAACGGAAAAATACGAGTGGGATATCCAGCAAGCGCGGGACTTTGCCGAATTCCTGCATCCCATGTTGGCGTTTGATCCGAACCAGCGAGCAACGGCGGCCGAGTGTCTACTTCATCCGTGGCTTACGGGCGTGCCACTTGAcggccatcagcagcagttgcAGGCCGAGCGCCGTCAATGTTTGTCGTTTGTTCACCAACCGACCGAAGAGGTTGGTGACTTGGACGATGAGGTAAAAACGTTTTGCCACAGCCATTCCATGACGACAAGTTGTTGATTGTTCCGTTTATAAAAGGAGgaggatgacgacgacgaagatgaggacgatgacgatgaagatgatgacgacgacgacgatgatgcgGATTCGCCTCGGCAGGTCGTCGTTCCTTCATGACAGTCTTCCGATTCGACCGCAATTCGTCGCTCACTTTGATCAACCACCCGACCACTTCTCCATCATCCCACCACCCCACACTAAACACATACAAGAAACACGTAACCATCATCTCTCATTCATAAAAATGGtcctgaaattatttttttggatttttgattCCCATCCATTCTTCCAGTTTGTTGACTTCATCTATTCCACCTTAACTTTCATGAAACACAGTCCCTGGGCAGGGAGAATCATATCCATTTGATGAGAAAACAAGCTGTCCCTCCACTATCGTTCCCTCCCATTCTCGTGTGTTTTCGAATCAaatcagatttaaaaatttttattaatttttttttacacaatttGATGGGAAAACAAGACAGGCCAATGGAATTCCATCACTATTATATCACCAGTCGCTTGGTCTGAATTCATatagaaacaataacaaaaaacgggAAATGTTTGCCATCACGAGGATTTCCATTCCGATTGCGGAATGCGTTGCGAAATTTGATTTGCCGATCACGAGACTCGGCGTCCATTTGACCCGCTGGAGCTGTTGTTGgccgatttttaatttattttcttgtgagTGAAAGGATAGGCAACGTGTGCGTCTCGCCCATTTAGACATTGAGACAGCGTCGCCCGGAtgtttgaaaagagaaaagcgcCGACGCGTTCACCGTCgctgaatttaaattattctttgaATGTCGTCCCGACATTCCAGACCGCCGTGACGGTACTCGAGATGGCATGACGTGTCTTGAATTTGTTCGtcatttgttccttttttttttggtcttgtCTTTTTGTTAATGAGCAAAGTTTGGAGACTTAACGAACTTGGGTGGCACGAGAGGTGGGTGGTGTGAGGCCCTTACCGGTCGTGACAGGAGACATTAGGGAATGGTACCTTATGTGATACGCCGTCGTCGAGGtcgatttcttcaaatttttttcccgtttgaaaaatgtctttatttttaaaaaatctcgtTTAGCCTGCGGGGTAGGGTGTgggtaggggggggggtttcaCGTGTCGGTCGAAGAATCCCAGGGCAATGTCTATCTCATTGAAGTgggtgatttttcttttttcttttgcattatTGATGTTGATGCGTGTTGTCGGCAAGTTGTACTCGAAAAGGTGGAAACAAAAGACATTGGTAGTAAATGGGTCGCTCGATTCGGTTAGTAGATTGACTCTTGTTGCTCTCTCCTTGTACACCACCACCCACTCTCTACCCCCCTTCCTCACCCAATGTTTATTATCATTTCAACCAATTAAGTCATTGTAGCCCTCGATTGAAGACaagtgaagatgaagaaggaaattgttgattatCTTCCGAGTGCAATCTACGGTTCTCTTGTATCTTATGTGACGCAATCAACTCACCATCCCTCCCTCGCAGTCTGtcatctttattatttttttttttattttctgtaattGAGACGTCGATCAGGAGGAGAAggtgaaagaaaatggttcgaaaatcagacaaaaaaaaagttttgtttgagTTTTGTGTATGGAATCCCAACTCCCCTGAACCTTATAGTCGTCAGTCGCGGATTATGTCACCaatcctgtaaaaaaaaacgaaaacaaaataaaataaaccccaTGTTTAACTTCTGGTTTTCTGAATTTGTAATTCCGATTGTTGTAACTCGTCCGTCTCCACCTTCACCACAAACGACTGACATCGATGACATGAAACTTGGTCAAACATTTATGCAAGAGAAATGAACCGAGAAAACTGCAACCGAAAGTAAAAACCTCTCGATTGTTTGCCTCCGCTTTCCTGTAGTCTTTACTCAAATGTTTGTCTCCTCTCTTCCATCTGCCTCTCCCGACCCCTCCATTGGCTGTACAGATTTGAGTGGaaacacgaaaagaaaaaaacactgGAATCAATTTTGGTCCTGAAATTAGTTGGGAACAATGGCGCGAAGCGAAATACATCGGTATTCTCGTTACTTTTCATTATTGCATTTTGGTTGAGTCGAGTTTGAAAGGCACTCCATTGGCTTCATGTCAGCCGTAATTTCCCATTGGTCGTCAATTTGGAtcaactttgaaatttgtgGGGACGACGAGAGTGAACAGTTTGCCGAGCGAAAATCGCGAGAGGATGTGAGAAATTGGTTCATCATTTGCCAATAACTCGGGTCAACTGCAGGGGGGCGACGATCGTCAATAGGAGAGATGCTTCACGAAATCTGATTTTAAATTCCCTTTGCAAGTTGCTATACTTTCAATGTGCTTCCGTCGTTCGTTTAATCGTCCGTCTGAATAATTTCTCAGAGGGATTctttacagttttttttatcattcagGAGGAAGTTGTTTCTTCCCTCAATAGACATGCAATTATGCATGCATAACCTACAGAGGGGTGGAATTGTGCAATGCCAGGATTGAGCATTCTagccaaaaaatacaaaaacttaCGAATTTCAATACTAGATGGCGTACGGTATTGTTGTTTGTCTCGTGGAGAACAAATGTCGGaagttgtgtttgtgtgtgagtgtTTTTATCGGTTTATTACTAACCAAATTCAACCATAATCATACGTAGACAAGTCAATAATTGTAGACTGATCGCcataattgatttttgttgCACATGTTCCTCTATTTTACTATTGCTAGATATTGTGTCTGTTGTTGTCCCATCAGGTGATATTCATGGGCCATTGGCATTCCCAGATAACAACGAGTTTCTCAATATTCTATTACTAACCACATGTGCAGCTACTAAAGATCAGATTTATGACCCAACAattgtagaaagaaaaaggtaagcAGAACACTGAAACACATTTTAAACTGAAATAATTGAGCTTTGTTTTGCAATTAAGTTCTCAAGATTTGAAGCTAGATTTGAGTAAATTAAAGTGCACAGTTCAGGTTTGATGAGTTTCtcattgtttattatttggttaCATACCACGAAAACCAGCATGCTGAAAATATTATCAATGcctgtacacacacatttctGTATTTTACTATTCCTAGATAATCATGTGTTTTGTTGTTCTATCAGGTTGTACTTATGGATTACAGAATTCCCAGTTCCACAACACCCAATTCAAGTCCCTGAATATTTTGTGTGAACCACAGTTTCTGCTACCAAACATTGGTAGAAGAATACCAAAGGTAACCACCACGACTTAATCAATTGTAAACAAgatgatttaatattttttagtatGCAGGTTTCTCTTGACTCTCAGTAATTGGTAAATGTGAAGCAGTTGATATTGTGTGTAATCAAGGAGGTATATACCAGGTATATAATccattcccaaaaaaaaagcgtgCAGCAAACttccaaaggaaaaaagtgGTGCTGCTATTGTGGCAACAACAAAGATTCTATTGATTTGTTATCATTATAGATTACCTGTAAGTTATGTTTACATAAAATTATGAGAATTTTCATCATGTTAACAGtagttttataattttttgcttctttttcatttagattttGCTTAATATACTGGATGAGAACCATCTGGATTTCTTCCAAGGAAAAGTAAAGGGGGCAATAACACAGTCGACTAAGTTctttgtttgctaacccgttggctgcttcCTTGACCCGGCTGACCTTGCCCTCTTTGACTTCGGTCccgatttgaggtattgcttggtgtcgcttccatcttctttgaaACTTTTGGTATAtcaaaaagtaataatatccATTCTCATTTCAAGTTAGCGACGCTATTCCATGGATTGTGAACCTGACGAGAGACGACAGCTCAACGACGACTAATTGACGGGCTGTCATTCAGCAATACTGCTCGTTCAGTTCGTCCTTCGTCGCTCCGATTCATCGGGGAATTGAGCTTGCTCCAACTACGCGGCCACATGCCAGAATCATTGGATTACCCAGCCGACTTGTAAGTTACCCCAGCTCTCAACACAGCAGAGTTTTACTCTTTAGATTATGTTTGGCTGTTTGCCATGTTTGATGGCGTTTTCTTGTGTGCGACCACTAATCGCTCCCTATCAAAACTGGCCTCGGActcctctcttcttccttgtccaggtaatctcccttgGGCAGTTAATCAAGGCAGTCTCCCCCTTCTTGATTGACTGAACTTTGTAAGGAAAATTGAACATTTCATattgataaaattaatttagtgTAGATGGATGATAAACATTGTATGTAATAGTGTCAACTCAATAAGCTTGTaaagttatattttcaaaatacagTGTTATATATAAATCTTATATATCCCaacttattttcttcatctgttactttcttcttctgttttttgttttcattttcatacaACATAATACTGCACCaagcaattaaattaaacaaaagacCCATAATTTTATTGGATGGCAGGGGGCCTGATGCTTTCtcaaccgcgataataacacaGCGTTGTTATTTGTTGGGCATAGAAAGTTTTTCAATCTAGCAGTAGTCGATTGAATCACTCCTAGATCAAGAAAGATCACATTGTCTCTATTGTATACTGCATGGATGAGATTTGAGTGACGACAGTGATGGAAAAGATTTGACAGGACAGACAAACTAACGAACAACACACTGAATTGTGACACcaaggacagcagcagcaacagctttaaacacacctttcaccatctccTCATTAGGCAGCTAGCATCTCCAGTATCAGCCAAACATCAATGGCCATCGAAAcctacagagaaaaagaaagatttatcacaaGTAAGGCCAAGTGCAGGATGACAGGAATGCagttaaaagtttaaaaggtGATGGTATCAGAATAAgatatttcgtcaacaatctggaatcactAACAGATTTAGAAGCATTTAGAAGCACTACTCATTGTAGattggggatttcgtctgttgtgatgtgtaATGCTGCGAAGACGAGACACAAATTTGCAGGGatgaatattacgtgagtatcacgGTTATTTGCCCTTATTTGTTAGTTCTTTTAATAATTGGGTATCAACGACTCAACAAGCGAGATTGGttcggacattgttttcatggtACTGtcaaacgtttcttctttctgacgctGGACAGCATAGCATAGCTTATTTGATatcattttccactcagtttaGTTACGCTTACTTTGCTTCTCGCTGCTATTacaaacaaacttttgggTGATAACGGTCAGTTTCTGTTCcgacaacaaagctcacttgttagatttttaatattgtgtttttttttctacttccggttttctcttttcagtcagtagttcagtaaatattcatctgaagtacaaacaaactaaaaattcgtgatcctcgttcaatttgtggtaaagttcatgttttattttgtacgaaagcgtacttccggtttcaaaaattttcctgaactatagttcaggaaaattctcgattttgaccaaaatctggatttcgcttaaattacacctaatcgaccccaaattttacgtagatcacgaatatttagtttattttgacgacagctcaatggttaaggcgctatcgcttacttccggtatacttccggaaaatttgcataaaactagcaagtgagctttgttctctgtagaattctaaagactccatgctaattttaagcaaagagaaatggtctttttgattacttttatgaCTTTTGACTATCTAAGGCCAGTCCTTTAGATATTTAGTTTtgaacgtgtcaaatagatggcgtgaaagaatgttgtttgttgtgtcagATATGCTTATGGCTTATGGCGGCTCGTTGCCAAAAGTTTagctacagctattttcttcgaaaattactaATGAATTCGCTGGTAAATTGACTAGATTTCgtgtgcaatttgtttggcatGTGTTCTTTACCGTTTATGTGATTATAACATCATCATTTCTCATccatttccaggagaaaatgtgaaaggtgCATGAAGCCTGTACTGTCTTGTATTGTGTTAAAAATCCTGGTATCCTACTGAATatgtcatccaaatgacagAGTGGTAAAAACCAATGCTAGCTTTAGTACAGTATTGCTGGAACAtagtcttctcatcttttgtCAGGATTCATCACTATTATCGGCTGAATCATTCTATGGAACTTGccagatcaccaaccccatcacggaccaatctctcattccatcttgtagagaaccttggataacCGATTGGTGGTTTAGTGTGTAAGTTTGTTTGTCATGtcactaaatttattttgttgcagtcttatatgtatttaaagttcTGCACGTTCTGCACTtatgtctatctaatgtttaagtttaattattcttttagatcatagacatcaagcacattgatgccACAAATTATAGACAAggtgactttattttttatttacaggttcttgggttgcatgacagactttatgagaagtcatgtccaTTGAACAAAAAGGACAATGACTATACagtaacccgttggctgctagcCTGCTACTTGAATATCCCCTTTTACTTCTTTAAAATGTAAACAGGCCCTCTTggtttgaggtattgctttctgtcgctaaaattttatttaaaataactgtcctaataaatgttcattctgcctgcagggtaactccttcgctacttatcatggacttcatccattggtgaaaaccaATGACAACCAGGAGGAAAAGAGTGTGCTGGTCGAATGGGGCACTTGCAAGCTtaagccggaagcctactatAGGATTAATCGTTCTCGTAATAACTGTTCCTCaactcttcgctctttttccggtttctcctACCATCTCCCTGTCTGCAGTCAATTAAGGCAGTCTCCacctgtcttgattgactccatgtgcgagtttttaaagcaatttatcTCCCAAATGACACAAAGAAGTTGgttaggtttgttttatttgggtataaattgttttaaaacttGTACTAATAATCAATTGCCTTgtaccggacgctctgtttattaaatttttaataattttggaaaaaatttataaaatctaTTCAAGTTAATtagattaaatttaatttaattatatatAATTCAATAACAGTTAATTTAATCACATaatattgaatttattaataaataattttatttatttattattttttattaattaatttttattatttaatttgattaaaataagtTTAAAATTCGAATTTGAACATAAAGTAGTATATTTAACGTGCTTTATACATGATTTGATAAGCAATTAAGTTTACAAAATTAAGGATTAGGTTTCAAGTATAaagtaaataattgaaacattgCTTTAAGACGACGAAGACAACTACACAAAGAACTTTCACCACCATAAGCTGCAACATAACacattgaaaaccaaaatatcaaATAGTTTGAATTATACACTACacagatgaaaacaaataagacaaaatattttcgtaGACAACCAAAATTCCACTAAAACCAACTGAAGGATAATATCAACATCAGCTACTTCAAGGATTTCAGCAGATGAAGCATAACAGCTAAAACAGGAACCAGACAGCCAAACCACTTACATTTCCACCAACTCctgttagaaaaaaacaaacaaaaacagatatTATAGTTGGCAGTTAAGTCAATCGTGACTGATTactatttttcaataaaattacacAATTCCCGagttacaaataataaactcATAAATTACCATTTCTGGAGGTTTTCTTGCATCTATGCTCCAAGTCACCCTGCAACACCTCTGGATAACACCAGCTTCATGAAATGCATGCAGAAGATCGACATTTAACAACGTCACCAAGTCCTGTTAGGATAAAAGCATAATCATTAACTTACATTTAAACTATACCAGATGTAAAAACACTgtaagacaagaaagaaaacaatcatgtctcaaaattaaaatttagatgACATGGAGCAGAAGCAAATTCTTTGAGTTACAAGACAAGATAGCATAAAAAGTTATTAGAAAGGTAA
The window above is part of the Daphnia pulex isolate KAP4 chromosome 3, ASM2113471v1 genome. Proteins encoded here:
- the LOC124191496 gene encoding SRSF protein kinase 3-like isoform X4, with protein sequence MCTCPADAFNGTSMAQPLPIWPPPVRTESLGSSTPVDRWLINQSQFECWWTVGHSSCVFWLPGAERPGKVEQTGVIAAARPLVAAMLTVIFAYLVIRNLIGWHRNLPTGGGPSSPLVGGPLRPRRRWRDDGDWIDYFADDSDSLDPAAVEDDHDRLFIGVLDSGRLLGLPAEPALCAVTYQEELEEAEEDVSMQLCDVTSLSSDGCWSSSGAAESLAVTGRESPLHPTLLICSPLTACYVCRPDGNNNNNSSSSSSSASTSDSDEFEFRSISSARSFATAPSSMSISFSDAVSDCSWEFDTASSGNDVKGSISETLDEDEEILGSDDDEQEDPRDYTKGGYHPVKIGDLFHNRYHVVRKLGWGHFSTVWLCWDLVAKRFVALKVVKSASHYTETALDEIKLLRCVRESDETDPKREKTVQLLDDFKISGINGTHVCMVFEVLGHNLLKLIIRSQYQGIPLLNVKTIIRQVLEGLDYLHTKCRIIHTDIKPENILICVDEPFIRKLAADATQWHKMGMKLPGSLVSTAPKELQSTNTTNMSKSKKKKMKKKAKKKAELLEKQLQQLEELEENLQINGCKETETNGTSLQAADEACAANPTLRNGGSNNVEHRKSFAEMTEAQVHPASSASAPEGFLNPQDNPNGNENSTTSESGMRRTSSVPDQRSLLDKRPDPVREVWPDMLVKIADLGNACWVHHHFTEDIQTRQYRCLEVLLGAGYGTPADIWSTACMAFELATGDYLFEPHSGEDYSRDEDHLAHIIELLGDIPKHIAASGKYSRVFFNKKGELRHITKLKPWGLFEVLTEKYEWDIQQARDFAEFLHPMLAFDPNQRATAAECLLHPWLTGVPLDGHQQQLQAERRQCLSFVHQPTEEVGDLDDEEEDDDDEDEDDDDEDDDDDDDDADSPRQVVVPS
- the LOC124191496 gene encoding serine/threonine-protein kinase spk-1-like isoform X3, with translation MDEFAAMPPSADRFGSTSSSPADMHRPRRHLPSPALAQATSLLRLTQTYGGSFDICDLSALHLSLTSSPSAPVVSSSVLHPSGLIGAAGRKLPVPGRAQHHQQQHHHNKMSSAVHHMSQSDLMMASVADAMDEMDALIRPSSGSASVISARDSPKLSLSRKLPVPPVSAATKVINQSRRLLPRPLSCDVPCVSDADIAAGLQSAAAYLPAGTSQRARSSQLCSRPYSFDYSSGAEAELEEAALLHQQHQHQHQQQQQQQGSIAGSDPSLLYLETQNRRSLIRQSSTTSCPALVRPCALSPRSPKYRTADASSFSGSVSGGSSINTTPSPLPLLHPSLLSTTDPTAYVPTGVLVPFTTPSHHHTALPLSIGSSQAVATAGVIIPPRPYLWPATAAASTIATHENPSLMIPSTGSAFRAPPLGPQYRQASLSLPPSGLDPPLDINNTNNTITSSTSASTTTLAMRRHRFHDVGDGGGSFCGPFGEFAHYRLDMQRPSRSRQPVRNSVILAARNDVKGSISETLDEDEEILGSDDDEQEDPRDYTKGGYHPVKIGDLFHNRYHVVRKLGWGHFSTVWLCWDLVAKRFVALKVVKSASHYTETALDEIKLLRCVRESDETDPKREKTVQLLDDFKISGINGTHVCMVFEVLGHNLLKLIIRSQYQGIPLLNVKTIIRQVLEGLDYLHTKCRIIHTDIKPENILICVDEPFIRKLAADATQWHKMGMKLPGSLVSTAPKELQSTNTTNMSKSKKKKMKKKAKKKAELLEKQLQQLEELEENLQINGCKETETNGTSLQAADEACAANPTLRNGGSNNVEHRKSFAEMTEAQVHPASSASAPEGFLNPQDNPNGNENSTSESGMRRTSSVPDQRSLLDKRPDPVREVWPDMLVKIADLGNACWVHHHFTEDIQTRQYRCLEVLLGAGYGTPADIWSTACMAFELATGDYLFEPHSGEDYSRDEDHLAHIIELLGDIPKHIAASGKYSRVFFNKKGELRHITKLKPWGLFEVLTEKYEWDIQQARDFAEFLHPMLAFDPNQRATAAECLLHPWLTGVPLDGHQQQLQAERRQCLSFVHQPTEEVGDLDDEEEDDDDEDEDDDDEDDDDDDDDADSPRQVVVPS